A DNA window from Rubripirellula tenax contains the following coding sequences:
- a CDS encoding alpha/beta hydrolase, whose translation MRNQQRNLKSDFVTIVPCVAAICNLTSAAFAQQNKSRTAAIERKYPALADTVERRSVSIWSDGTKMAGDFYLPKDVAADARLPVIVFIAGTGGTKKGTPARMAPVFVKKGYAFFAFDYRGWGESDSKLQLLEALPEPDENGEVTVKARAIRWQMDFADQVEDIRNAIAFVAGEPNVDPNRIGILGTSYGGGLATWIAANDARVRCAAVQVPGMGGGRGPAAERRVLRLQTQQARGEVEPVPFETGAPGGKMSSYAHMRYNSAKGIGYSAIEAAEKITIPMLIIDAENEELMDRTKNGKRVAEILEANGTSVKYHVLEGIAHYGVYGKKFGEATSMEVEWFDQYLSLSSNSSKDDKQ comes from the coding sequence ATGCGAAACCAGCAAAGAAATCTGAAGTCCGATTTTGTCACGATTGTTCCGTGCGTCGCCGCAATCTGCAACCTGACTTCGGCGGCATTTGCCCAGCAAAACAAGTCGCGTACTGCTGCCATCGAACGAAAGTACCCTGCGTTGGCGGATACGGTCGAGCGGCGTTCGGTCTCGATTTGGAGTGACGGGACGAAAATGGCGGGCGATTTTTATCTGCCCAAAGATGTCGCTGCGGACGCGAGACTTCCCGTGATTGTTTTCATCGCCGGCACCGGCGGCACAAAAAAGGGCACGCCTGCTCGCATGGCTCCCGTGTTCGTGAAAAAGGGCTATGCCTTTTTTGCGTTCGATTACCGAGGCTGGGGTGAGAGCGATAGTAAACTTCAACTGCTGGAAGCGTTGCCCGAACCGGATGAGAACGGCGAGGTGACCGTGAAAGCTCGCGCCATTCGCTGGCAGATGGATTTCGCTGATCAGGTCGAAGACATCCGCAACGCGATCGCATTCGTCGCCGGTGAACCAAATGTTGATCCAAATCGAATCGGCATTCTTGGCACAAGTTACGGCGGCGGACTGGCTACATGGATCGCGGCAAACGATGCGCGAGTGCGATGTGCAGCAGTGCAGGTTCCCGGAATGGGCGGCGGACGAGGCCCCGCGGCGGAGCGCCGTGTTTTGCGTCTGCAAACGCAACAGGCGCGAGGCGAAGTTGAGCCAGTTCCGTTTGAGACGGGTGCTCCGGGTGGAAAGATGTCGAGCTACGCTCATATGCGGTACAATTCCGCCAAAGGCATCGGTTACAGCGCGATCGAAGCGGCGGAAAAAATCACGATTCCGATGCTGATTATCGACGCCGAAAACGAAGAGCTGATGGATCGCACCAAGAACGGAAAACGCGTCGCAGAAATTCTTGAAGCCAACGGCACGAGCGTCAAATATCACGTGCTCGAAGGAATCGCCCATTACGGCGTCTACGGCAAAAAGTTCGGCGAAGCGACCTCGATGGAGGTCGAATGGTTTGACCAGTATCTTTCTCTTTCGTCCAACAGTTCGAAAGACGACAAGCAATGA
- a CDS encoding RICIN domain-containing protein produces the protein MKRQFIAVIGLFLAAAPGFADDWGYYSIIPVSAPKLVLEAVDSGTAAGTVVSIGQPTAEANQKWVVEPKGDGLYVIKPSYSSMLVLAINKGGERNGTLAVLETDNGKPSQLWALTQQENGSYTLVPKHAPEKGLDHLGGKKVTGAQIDLWENKPGDQHLQWYIRPLTGSPVPAATADVVAEYVPPVLQPEEILAGEVKQFQFNASRIFPGTVRDVTVFIPAQYDASKPACVYVKTDGYRPQEKTMLETMIAGKEMPVTVGVFVRPGDVPAPMKGTLGRRNRDFEYDGVSDNNVHFLVDELLPFVAKEFNLNLSDDGNDRCMAGGSSGGIAAFTAAWNRPDAFSRVYAASGSWVAFRGGHEFPTMVRKFEARPIRAFLTTATRDMENAAGDWFLLDQEMDKALKFSGYDYQFRTIDGRHVAGYSEHWQEAMAYLWRGWPERVQAGPSAPRAQEILIPGEGWKLVAEGFKSTRGPACNAVGEVFFADTTSDRIHRIELDGTVSEFATDTGKAHCVTVGADGNVFTISEQSGKLMSYDATGKGSVVMEDILGHSILARPDGSLYVTTNGDKAHGPGSVWLIKDGKKTRVDTGIKFATGMTYRPDQWLLSMAEGHSKWVYSYQINNDGTLKNKERFFHLHVAEWDDDAGAESVCYSSEGRQFVATRSGIQISADDGPTQVILSVPDFSRVTGVCLGGKDGDTLFAFCGSRIWKRKIQHHAMGAFSPWTKVNATKL, from the coding sequence ATGAAACGACAATTCATCGCTGTCATCGGCTTGTTTCTCGCCGCGGCTCCAGGTTTCGCAGATGACTGGGGCTACTATTCGATCATTCCTGTGAGTGCTCCAAAGCTGGTTTTGGAGGCTGTTGATTCGGGGACGGCGGCAGGCACAGTGGTGTCGATAGGGCAACCGACCGCTGAGGCGAACCAGAAGTGGGTGGTAGAGCCGAAGGGGGATGGCCTTTATGTCATCAAGCCGTCGTACAGTTCGATGCTGGTATTGGCAATCAACAAAGGCGGTGAACGCAACGGCACACTGGCTGTCCTGGAAACCGACAACGGAAAGCCGTCGCAGCTTTGGGCGTTGACTCAGCAGGAGAATGGCAGCTACACACTGGTGCCGAAGCATGCTCCAGAGAAGGGGCTTGATCACCTCGGCGGAAAGAAAGTCACGGGTGCGCAAATCGACCTGTGGGAAAACAAACCCGGCGATCAGCATCTGCAGTGGTACATCCGACCGCTCACGGGCAGCCCGGTTCCTGCTGCGACGGCCGATGTTGTTGCGGAATACGTGCCACCCGTATTGCAGCCGGAAGAAATCCTGGCGGGAGAAGTCAAACAGTTTCAGTTCAATGCCAGCAGGATCTTTCCCGGCACGGTTCGTGACGTCACCGTTTTCATTCCGGCGCAATACGATGCTTCAAAACCGGCGTGCGTCTACGTCAAGACGGATGGCTACCGGCCGCAGGAAAAGACGATGCTGGAAACCATGATTGCCGGCAAGGAAATGCCGGTAACTGTAGGTGTGTTTGTCAGGCCGGGAGATGTTCCGGCTCCGATGAAGGGTACGCTCGGGAGGCGCAATCGAGACTTCGAATACGACGGAGTCAGTGACAACAACGTGCATTTTCTGGTCGACGAATTGCTGCCGTTTGTGGCTAAGGAATTCAACCTGAACCTTTCCGATGACGGCAACGACCGCTGCATGGCGGGCGGAAGCAGTGGCGGCATCGCAGCGTTTACTGCTGCGTGGAATCGGCCTGATGCGTTCAGCCGAGTCTACGCGGCAAGCGGAAGCTGGGTGGCCTTTCGAGGCGGTCACGAGTTTCCAACCATGGTGCGAAAGTTCGAAGCTCGTCCGATTCGAGCATTCCTGACCACAGCCACGCGAGACATGGAGAACGCTGCGGGCGACTGGTTTTTGCTCGACCAGGAAATGGACAAAGCTCTGAAGTTTTCCGGCTACGACTATCAGTTTCGAACCATCGATGGCCGTCATGTCGCGGGTTACAGCGAACACTGGCAGGAAGCAATGGCGTATCTCTGGCGAGGCTGGCCGGAACGCGTACAGGCAGGCCCGAGTGCTCCGCGTGCGCAGGAGATTCTGATTCCCGGCGAAGGCTGGAAACTTGTCGCGGAAGGATTCAAGAGTACGCGTGGACCGGCCTGCAACGCAGTCGGAGAAGTCTTCTTTGCAGACACCACCAGCGACCGCATTCATCGTATTGAACTGGATGGGACCGTGAGTGAATTCGCGACCGACACAGGTAAGGCGCACTGCGTGACTGTCGGAGCGGATGGCAACGTCTTCACGATCTCGGAACAATCGGGCAAGTTGATGAGTTACGACGCAACAGGCAAAGGCAGCGTCGTGATGGAAGACATTCTCGGGCACTCGATTCTCGCCCGGCCGGATGGCAGCCTTTACGTCACAACGAATGGCGACAAAGCTCACGGTCCCGGCAGCGTGTGGTTAATTAAAGACGGGAAGAAAACGCGAGTCGATACGGGAATCAAATTCGCCACGGGCATGACCTACCGCCCCGACCAATGGCTGTTGTCCATGGCGGAAGGGCATTCAAAGTGGGTCTACAGCTATCAGATCAACAACGACGGAACGTTGAAGAACAAAGAGCGTTTCTTTCACCTGCACGTTGCCGAATGGGACGACGACGCCGGTGCGGAATCTGTCTGTTACTCAAGCGAAGGACGCCAATTTGTGGCAACTCGCAGCGGCATTCAGATCAGCGCCGACGACGGACCGACTCAGGTGATTCTTTCGGTGCCGGATTTCAGCCGAGTCACCGGGGTATGTCTCGGCGGAAAAGACGGCGACACCCTGTTCGCATTCTGCGGCAGCCGCATCTGGAAACGCAAGATCCAGCACCACGCCATGGGCGCATTTAGTCCGTGGACGAAGGTCAACGCAACAAAGCTGTAA
- a CDS encoding sigma-70 family RNA polymerase sigma factor codes for MSDSQSQFELIEADFLRLFVKHEAALRAYARAIVPDWDLIDEALQEASITMWQKREQLQEASGFVPWAKTVLRFKCLRQLEKLRTQRPLLSEDLLETIAERAERRSADGLTTQSQALQTCFSQFSQQHQELLLAPHSSTHTVVDLAKRRNKSPNALYKLLARLRKQLNECVNLRISGEVN; via the coding sequence ATGAGCGATTCACAGTCACAATTTGAACTCATCGAGGCTGATTTTCTCAGGCTGTTCGTAAAACACGAGGCGGCTCTTCGAGCGTACGCCCGTGCGATCGTCCCCGACTGGGACTTGATCGACGAGGCCTTGCAGGAAGCCAGTATCACGATGTGGCAGAAACGCGAGCAGTTGCAGGAAGCGAGCGGATTCGTTCCGTGGGCCAAGACCGTGCTTCGATTCAAATGCCTTCGCCAGTTGGAGAAGCTGCGAACGCAAAGGCCGCTTCTGAGCGAAGATCTGCTGGAAACAATCGCGGAGCGGGCTGAGCGGCGTTCCGCTGACGGTTTAACAACTCAATCGCAAGCTCTTCAGACGTGTTTCAGTCAGTTCTCGCAGCAGCATCAAGAATTGCTGCTGGCCCCTCACAGCTCGACGCACACCGTGGTGGATCTGGCCAAACGACGCAACAAGTCGCCCAACGCGCTCTACAAGTTGCTCGCCCGTTTACGAAAGCAGCTCAACGAGTGCGTCAATCTCCGAATCTCAGGTGAGGTGAATTGA